One window of the Paenibacillus beijingensis genome contains the following:
- a CDS encoding fumarylacetoacetate hydrolase family protein gives MTRANPYEAAASGIRNIYCIGRNYRLHALELGNEVPKAPIVFLKPVQTAVPMDGGVIELPGSRGEVHFETEIVLRIGRDYEPGAQADDLIDAMTLGLDLTLRDVQSRLKEKGQPWLDAKGFLRSAPLGPWLPYPGREGLQAHDFELRRNGERAQLGNAGDMLFPVDALIEHIGRTYGLGAGDLIFTGTPAGVAALADGDELTVLWAGQEAGSCRIRLV, from the coding sequence ATGACAAGGGCAAATCCGTATGAAGCCGCTGCAAGCGGCATTCGAAACATATACTGCATCGGCCGTAATTACCGGCTGCATGCGCTGGAGCTGGGCAACGAAGTGCCGAAAGCGCCGATTGTGTTTTTGAAGCCGGTGCAAACGGCGGTTCCGATGGACGGCGGCGTTATTGAGCTTCCCGGCAGCAGAGGGGAAGTGCATTTCGAGACGGAGATCGTGCTGCGGATCGGGCGCGATTACGAGCCAGGCGCGCAAGCGGACGATTTGATCGACGCCATGACGCTCGGGCTCGATCTGACACTGCGGGACGTGCAGAGCAGGCTGAAGGAGAAAGGCCAGCCGTGGCTGGACGCCAAAGGCTTCCTCCGATCGGCGCCGCTTGGGCCTTGGCTGCCGTATCCCGGCCGGGAAGGCTTGCAGGCGCACGATTTTGAGCTGCGGCGCAACGGAGAGCGGGCCCAGCTCGGCAACGCCGGCGACATGCTGTTTCCTGTCGATGCGCTGATCGAACATATCGGCCGTACGTACGGGCTTGGTGCCGGCGACCTGATCTTTACCGGCACCCCGGCCGGCGTCGCCGCGCTTGCGGACGGCGATGAGCTGACCGTTCTCTGGGCAGGCCAAGAAGCCGGCAGCTGCCGGATCCGTCTCGTCTGA
- a CDS encoding ABC-F family ATP-binding cassette domain-containing protein yields the protein MHLLSVEHLTKSYGEKILFEDVSFGVAEGDKIGIIGVNGTGKSTFLKAVAGLEPADSGSVTIPSRVRVRMLEQNPDFDPEATVLGHVLGGDSPQLQAVREYAAAMEALELRPSDAGLQERLVKANAAMDEHDAWQLESEAKTALSRLGIHDKDAKLGTLSGGQRKRVAMAAALLQPSDVLILDEPTNHIDNESVAWLEGMLQKRRGALLMITHDRYFLDRVSNRVIELDRGRAYFYTANYSRFLELKLEREEREAASEAKRQNLLRNELAWIRRGAKARSTKQKARIERFEALKGQAPEKAAGKLEMSVASSRLGKKIVELTDVTYGYGERTLIRHFDYIAVPEDRVGIVGRNGSGKSTLLKLIAGTLVPDSGTVELGPTVKLGWFTQEHEEMDESLRVIEYIREEAEQVRTGDGTTISAAQMLERFLFPPAMQWTPIAKLSGGEKRRLQLLRILISAPNVLLLDEPTNDLDIATLGVLEDYLDDFPGVVLVVSHDRYFLDRTAERIFAFEGDGVITEHTGNYSDYQQYAEKRAASVPAVPESSRAAGKGGAGRGSAAAGGGKEGGGSAAAGGGNTGDAAGGGNTGAKADGGGTGRGGGREAKLKMSYKEQKDFEQIDGWIEQTEQALQELSETMEAASSDSARLQELVAEQQRLEAVLEEQMERWTYLNELAERIESQKKG from the coding sequence ATGCATTTATTGTCCGTTGAACATTTGACGAAAAGCTACGGCGAAAAAATATTGTTTGAAGACGTCTCGTTCGGCGTTGCGGAAGGCGATAAAATCGGCATTATCGGCGTGAACGGGACGGGCAAATCGACTTTTCTCAAGGCGGTCGCGGGTCTTGAGCCTGCCGATTCCGGGAGCGTGACAATTCCTTCGCGTGTCAGGGTAAGGATGCTGGAGCAAAATCCGGACTTCGATCCCGAGGCGACCGTGCTGGGGCATGTGCTGGGCGGCGATTCGCCGCAGCTGCAGGCCGTGCGGGAATACGCGGCGGCGATGGAAGCGCTGGAGCTGCGGCCGTCGGATGCCGGGCTGCAGGAGCGGCTGGTGAAAGCGAACGCCGCAATGGACGAGCACGATGCGTGGCAGCTGGAAAGCGAAGCGAAGACGGCGCTTTCGCGCCTCGGTATTCATGACAAGGACGCGAAGCTCGGCACGCTGTCGGGCGGCCAGCGCAAACGGGTTGCGATGGCGGCGGCGCTGCTGCAGCCGTCCGACGTCCTTATTTTGGACGAGCCGACGAACCATATCGACAACGAGTCGGTCGCCTGGCTGGAAGGCATGCTGCAGAAGCGCCGCGGCGCGCTGCTCATGATTACGCACGACCGCTACTTTCTCGACCGGGTAAGCAACCGGGTCATCGAACTGGACCGCGGCCGCGCCTACTTTTATACCGCCAACTACAGCCGCTTTCTGGAGCTGAAGCTCGAGCGCGAGGAGCGGGAGGCGGCGTCGGAAGCGAAGCGGCAAAATTTGCTGCGCAACGAGCTGGCCTGGATCCGGCGCGGGGCGAAGGCACGGTCGACGAAGCAGAAAGCGCGCATCGAGCGGTTTGAAGCGCTGAAGGGGCAGGCGCCGGAGAAGGCCGCCGGCAAGCTGGAGATGTCGGTGGCGTCTTCAAGGCTGGGCAAAAAGATTGTGGAGCTTACCGATGTGACGTACGGCTACGGCGAGCGGACGCTGATCCGCCACTTCGATTATATCGCCGTGCCGGAGGATAGAGTGGGAATCGTCGGGCGCAACGGCAGCGGCAAGTCGACGCTGCTGAAGCTGATCGCCGGCACGCTTGTGCCGGATTCCGGCACGGTCGAGCTCGGACCGACAGTGAAGCTGGGCTGGTTCACGCAGGAGCACGAAGAGATGGACGAGTCGCTGCGGGTGATCGAATATATCCGCGAAGAAGCGGAGCAGGTGCGCACCGGGGACGGCACGACCATTTCCGCGGCCCAGATGCTGGAGCGGTTTCTGTTTCCGCCGGCGATGCAGTGGACGCCGATTGCGAAGCTGTCGGGCGGAGAGAAGCGGCGGCTGCAGCTGCTGCGCATTTTGATCAGCGCGCCGAACGTGCTGCTGCTTGACGAGCCGACGAACGATCTGGACATTGCGACGCTTGGCGTGCTGGAAGATTATTTGGACGACTTTCCGGGCGTTGTACTGGTCGTATCCCATGACCGGTATTTCCTCGACCGGACGGCGGAGCGGATTTTCGCATTCGAAGGCGACGGCGTCATTACCGAGCATACAGGCAATTATTCCGATTACCAGCAATATGCGGAGAAACGCGCCGCTTCTGTGCCGGCAGTTCCGGAGTCATCACGCGCCGCAGGCAAAGGTGGCGCAGGACGCGGAAGCGCGGCAGCCGGCGGAGGCAAAGAAGGAGGCGGGAGCGCGGCAGCCGGCGGAGGCAACACGGGAGACGCAGCCGGCGGAGGCAACACAGGCGCCAAGGCGGACGGAGGCGGAACCGGCCGGGGCGGCGGCCGGGAAGCGAAGCTGAAGATGTCGTATAAGGAGCAAAAAGATTTTGAGCAGATTGACGGCTGGATTGAACAGACCGAGCAAGCGCTCCAGGAGCTGAGTGAGACGATGGAAGCCGCCTCCAGCGATTCGGCGCGGCTGCAGGAGCTTGTTGCCGAGCAGCAGCGGCTGGAAGCGGTGCTGGAAGAGCAGATGGAGCGGTGGACTTATCTTAACGAGCTGGCCGAGCGGATCGAATCGCAGAAGAAAGGCTAG